One genomic region from Haloterrigena gelatinilytica encodes:
- a CDS encoding 4Fe-4S ferredoxin N-terminal domain-containing protein, with translation MSTDDESFHPLGQEWEGELEEMLDDTEYDTDLGMQMAQDAMRVTKGELSEAEFHEMYHEDVMEEFGEDQRPTKEAFEAAQEEAKGTVSRMLSAFDGDGEESRRDVMKKMGVGAAAVGMGAFGSTIDGQPSLAEEGEGHGGGHSQAEQNEDLQWGMTIDLERCDGCLSCMEACASENDLDQGVNWMYVMAFEDELTSGGSPAPDNIVGGTSDHNMLVRPCQHCTDAPCEKVCPTTARHTRDKDGLVLTDYDVCIGCRYCQVACPYGVNYFQWDEPDVAHEDINGYDGAEVDDPSEITHADYENGTERWVDSRSPRGTMSKCTMCPSMQDGRQGEDRVGTTACERACPPDAIQFGNVKDEHSDAYQHGEHPSKSRAIIEINNDVPDPETVDEQLSDGDDLETVLENEELDLDAEVVSIMKAIGIVSERLGPGDEENNSILEGEETILESLDALEQYVDLESEEVLTELRLGGGEEDDANARLREFAGNPSSKFKLLEDIGTHPNITYIGQEPGPEAEQVEGPSEYSDISYERSDGSEVDLVDKRQEILDEGTVGDVGWSL, from the coding sequence ATGAGCACGGACGACGAATCATTCCATCCGCTCGGTCAGGAGTGGGAGGGCGAGCTCGAGGAGATGCTCGACGATACCGAGTACGATACGGATCTCGGTATGCAGATGGCCCAGGACGCGATGCGGGTCACGAAGGGCGAGCTCTCCGAAGCCGAGTTCCACGAGATGTATCACGAGGACGTGATGGAGGAGTTCGGCGAGGACCAGCGTCCCACCAAGGAGGCCTTCGAAGCGGCCCAGGAAGAAGCCAAGGGGACGGTCTCCCGCATGCTCTCCGCGTTCGACGGCGACGGCGAAGAGAGTCGCCGCGACGTCATGAAGAAGATGGGCGTCGGTGCGGCCGCCGTCGGGATGGGTGCGTTCGGTAGCACTATCGACGGACAACCCTCGCTCGCCGAGGAAGGGGAGGGCCACGGTGGCGGCCACTCCCAAGCCGAGCAGAACGAGGATCTCCAGTGGGGGATGACCATCGACCTCGAGCGCTGTGACGGCTGTCTCTCCTGTATGGAGGCCTGCGCCAGCGAGAACGACCTGGACCAGGGCGTCAACTGGATGTACGTCATGGCCTTCGAGGACGAGCTCACGTCCGGCGGTTCTCCGGCACCCGACAACATCGTCGGCGGAACGAGCGACCACAATATGCTCGTCCGGCCGTGTCAGCACTGTACGGACGCCCCTTGTGAGAAGGTGTGTCCGACCACGGCCCGTCACACCCGCGACAAGGACGGGCTCGTGCTGACCGACTACGACGTCTGTATCGGCTGCCGGTACTGCCAGGTCGCCTGTCCGTACGGCGTCAACTACTTCCAGTGGGACGAACCCGACGTGGCCCACGAGGATATCAACGGCTACGACGGCGCGGAAGTCGACGACCCCTCGGAGATCACCCACGCCGATTACGAGAACGGCACCGAACGGTGGGTCGACAGCCGCTCGCCCCGGGGCACGATGAGCAAGTGTACAATGTGCCCGTCGATGCAGGACGGCCGACAGGGCGAAGACAGAGTCGGTACGACCGCCTGTGAGCGCGCCTGTCCGCCGGACGCGATTCAGTTCGGGAACGTCAAAGACGAACACAGCGACGCCTACCAGCACGGCGAACACCCGAGCAAGAGCCGCGCGATCATCGAGATCAACAACGACGTGCCGGATCCCGAGACGGTCGACGAGCAGCTCAGCGACGGCGACGACTTAGAGACCGTCCTCGAGAACGAGGAACTCGATCTCGATGCCGAAGTGGTCAGCATCATGAAGGCGATCGGTATCGTCAGCGAGCGCCTCGGGCCCGGCGACGAGGAGAACAACAGTATCCTCGAGGGCGAAGAGACGATCCTCGAGTCGCTCGACGCGCTCGAACAGTACGTCGATCTCGAGAGCGAGGAGGTGCTGACGGAACTGCGACTCGGAGGCGGCGAAGAAGACGACGCCAACGCTCGACTCCGGGAGTTCGCCGGCAACCCCAGCTCGAAGTTCAAGCTGCTCGAGGACATCGGGACGCACCCGAACATCACGTACATCGGTCAAGAACCCGGTCCGGAAGCCGAGCAGGTCGAAGGGCCGTCGGAGTACAGTGATATCTCCTACGAGCGCTCGGACGGCTCCGAAGTCGATCTGGTCGACAAGCGCCAGGAGATCCTCGACGAGGGGACCGTCGGTGACGTCGGGTGGTCGCTGTGA
- the nrfD gene encoding NrfD/PsrC family molybdoenzyme membrane anchor subunit translates to MSTKLPTEEDILRPINTLTKKYFILYGIASLALLAFLVGWAYQLQKGLIVTGLGDWGTGGGSTWGLYIGAFIWWVGVAHGGIILSAAVRLLGMDRYMPIARLAEMTTIGGLSAAGFYILVHMGRPDRMVTSVLGHYHITVNNSPLVWDVTVITAYFVLSATYLGLTLRYDVSRLRDDLPDMFEPVYKLMTIGYTEKEDEVIDRMVWWLAAAVIIMAPLLLHGGVIPWLFALLPAMPGWSGGIQGPMFLSIALMSAISGVMIISYAFRRAYDWEHIITDDIFRGLLLWLGFFTLLFLWFQLQSVLNGVFMGPLSSQHAAEAKMAHPAYQVAMAMMFGTLVFIFLQGIRPALFSKKRALLASGVILTGTLTEKVLFVVEGFFHPTFDIYAATPGTYFPSLIEWLSLAGTAGLVALLFLNLSKLVPVVELHAVEHMRGEHGHEEGDEHATEPEVKA, encoded by the coding sequence GTGAGCACGAAACTGCCCACGGAGGAGGACATCCTCCGACCGATCAACACGCTCACGAAGAAGTACTTCATCCTGTACGGCATCGCCTCGCTGGCGCTGCTGGCGTTCCTCGTGGGCTGGGCGTACCAGCTCCAGAAGGGACTGATCGTCACCGGCCTCGGCGACTGGGGGACCGGCGGCGGTTCGACCTGGGGGCTGTACATCGGCGCGTTCATCTGGTGGGTCGGTGTGGCACACGGCGGGATCATTCTCTCGGCCGCCGTTCGCCTGCTCGGCATGGATCGGTACATGCCGATCGCCCGACTCGCGGAGATGACCACGATCGGCGGCCTCTCGGCCGCCGGGTTCTACATCCTGGTCCACATGGGTCGCCCGGACCGGATGGTCACGAGCGTCCTGGGTCACTACCACATCACGGTCAACAACTCGCCACTGGTGTGGGACGTGACCGTCATTACGGCGTACTTCGTGCTGTCGGCGACGTACCTCGGCCTGACGCTTCGCTACGACGTTAGCCGGCTGCGCGACGACCTTCCGGACATGTTCGAGCCGGTCTACAAGCTGATGACGATCGGCTACACCGAGAAGGAAGACGAGGTCATCGACCGGATGGTCTGGTGGCTCGCAGCGGCGGTCATCATCATGGCGCCGCTCCTGCTTCACGGCGGCGTCATTCCGTGGCTGTTCGCGCTGCTCCCGGCGATGCCCGGCTGGTCCGGCGGCATTCAGGGGCCGATGTTCCTCAGCATCGCGCTGATGTCGGCGATCAGCGGCGTGATGATCATCTCCTACGCGTTCCGCCGCGCCTACGACTGGGAGCACATCATCACCGACGACATCTTCCGCGGCCTGCTCCTGTGGCTGGGCTTTTTCACCCTGCTGTTCCTGTGGTTCCAGCTCCAGTCCGTCCTCAACGGCGTGTTCATGGGGCCGCTCTCGAGCCAACACGCGGCCGAGGCGAAGATGGCACACCCGGCCTATCAGGTCGCGATGGCGATGATGTTCGGCACGCTCGTGTTCATCTTCCTGCAGGGGATCCGTCCGGCGCTGTTCAGCAAGAAACGGGCGCTCCTCGCCAGCGGCGTGATCCTGACGGGAACGCTGACCGAGAAGGTCCTGTTCGTCGTCGAAGGGTTCTTCCATCCGACCTTCGACATCTACGCGGCGACGCCCGGGACGTACTTCCCGAGCCTCATCGAGTGGCTGTCCCTCGCCGGGACGGCCGGTCTGGTCGCGCTGCTGTTCCTCAACCTCTCGAAGCTCGTTCCCGTGGTCGAACTCCACGCCGTCGAGCACATGCGCGGCGAGCACGGGCACGAGGAGGGCGATGAACACGCTACGGAACCGGAGGTGAAGGCCTAA
- a CDS encoding amphi-Trp domain-containing protein: protein MAEKTVNEQTVTREEAADLVQELARELRDEGPAEVRVGNKMLTLSPTPEVEYGIEVQERSPMLGGPREEITVTLEWEVEEEPAP, encoded by the coding sequence ATGGCCGAGAAAACCGTCAACGAACAGACCGTGACGCGAGAGGAGGCCGCGGACCTCGTTCAGGAACTCGCTCGCGAACTGCGCGACGAGGGCCCCGCCGAGGTACGGGTCGGGAACAAGATGTTGACGCTCTCGCCGACGCCCGAAGTCGAGTACGGAATCGAAGTCCAGGAGCGCTCGCCGATGCTCGGCGGGCCCCGAGAGGAGATTACGGTGACCCTCGAGTGGGAGGTCGAAGAAGAACCCGCGCCGTGA
- a CDS encoding asparagine synthetase B family protein — protein MTLRGADPDTVRAALESGDPLPATSGFAGELEGTLVRDVLGRVPVYVETDGRATPSASDANDAGEVRETREWAFEPGALEAPELLPAGTTLDLTVPDAGPERRWTLPDPTPESDPEAALEALSDAIETAAADALAPDREIAVAFSGGVDSALVAELLDAPLYVVGFPDSHDVEAARTAADAMGRELTVVDLEPADLERAVPRVAAATGRTNAMDVQIALPLYLVGERVAADGFDALAVGQGADELFGGYEKVVRLDHRVDAETTRAAVREQIASLPDQLPRDVRAIEATGLEPVAPLLHDTVVDAALRLPDSLLADEDERKRALRRVAADSLPDEVVSREKKAVQYGSLVARELDRLARQAGYKRRIDDHVTKYVRSLTPGVEAPEPPADS, from the coding sequence ATGACGCTGCGCGGCGCCGACCCGGACACCGTCCGCGCGGCCCTCGAGAGCGGCGATCCGCTCCCCGCGACGAGCGGCTTCGCCGGCGAACTCGAGGGAACGCTCGTCCGGGACGTCCTCGGCCGCGTGCCGGTCTACGTCGAGACCGACGGACGCGCCACGCCGAGCGCGAGCGACGCGAACGACGCCGGCGAGGTCCGCGAGACTCGCGAGTGGGCCTTCGAACCCGGCGCCCTCGAGGCGCCGGAACTCCTGCCGGCGGGAACGACGCTCGATCTCACGGTCCCCGACGCCGGGCCAGAGCGCCGCTGGACGCTTCCCGACCCGACCCCCGAGAGCGATCCCGAGGCGGCACTCGAGGCCCTCTCCGACGCGATCGAGACCGCCGCGGCCGACGCGCTCGCTCCCGACCGGGAGATCGCCGTCGCCTTCTCCGGCGGCGTCGACTCGGCGCTGGTCGCCGAACTGCTGGACGCGCCGCTGTACGTCGTCGGCTTCCCGGACAGCCACGACGTCGAGGCCGCCCGGACCGCCGCCGACGCGATGGGGCGGGAGCTGACCGTCGTCGACCTCGAGCCGGCCGATCTGGAGCGAGCCGTCCCCCGCGTCGCTGCGGCGACCGGGCGCACGAACGCGATGGACGTCCAGATCGCGCTGCCGCTGTACCTGGTCGGCGAGCGCGTCGCGGCCGACGGCTTCGACGCGCTGGCGGTCGGCCAGGGCGCCGACGAACTGTTCGGCGGCTACGAGAAGGTCGTCCGCCTCGATCACCGCGTCGACGCCGAGACGACGCGGGCCGCGGTGCGCGAGCAGATCGCCTCCCTGCCCGACCAGCTTCCGCGGGACGTCCGCGCGATCGAGGCGACCGGGCTCGAGCCGGTCGCGCCGCTCTTACACGATACCGTCGTCGACGCGGCGCTGCGGCTCCCGGATTCGCTGCTGGCCGACGAGGACGAGCGGAAGCGCGCGCTTCGGCGCGTCGCGGCCGACTCCCTCCCCGACGAGGTCGTCTCGAGGGAGAAGAAGGCCGTCCAGTACGGAAGCCTCGTCGCCCGCGAACTCGACCGCCTCGCCAGGCAGGCCGGCTACAAGCGCCGCATCGACGACCACGTGACGAAGTACGTCCGCTCGCTGACGCCGGGCGTCGAGGCGCCCGAACCGCCGGCGGACTCCTGA
- a CDS encoding PHP domain-containing protein: MLSVELHTHSSLSYDGRDPVELILEQADAVGLDAIAVTDHDEIDASLEAAERAADYGLLGIPGMEISSKAGHILGFGLEEAVPPGLSYESTLEAIWEQDGLAVIPHPFQESRHGVMARISREELARGDAIEVYNSRLLTGRANRQAERFARARDLPMTAGSDAHISEMVGQAVTRVDAEERSVDAVLEAIREGRTTVEGKRTPWHISFRQAAGGVTRRVRNTMLGLFR, encoded by the coding sequence GTGCTGTCGGTTGAACTCCACACTCACTCGTCGCTGTCCTACGACGGCCGCGACCCGGTCGAACTCATCCTCGAACAGGCCGACGCCGTCGGGTTGGACGCGATCGCCGTCACCGACCACGACGAGATCGACGCGAGCCTCGAGGCCGCCGAACGCGCCGCCGACTACGGGCTGCTCGGGATCCCCGGCATGGAGATCTCGAGCAAGGCCGGTCACATTCTGGGCTTCGGACTCGAGGAGGCCGTCCCGCCGGGGCTCTCCTACGAATCGACGCTCGAAGCGATCTGGGAACAGGACGGACTGGCCGTCATCCCCCACCCCTTCCAGGAGTCGCGCCACGGCGTGATGGCCCGCATCTCCCGCGAGGAACTCGCTCGGGGAGACGCCATCGAGGTCTACAACTCCCGGCTCCTGACCGGCCGCGCGAACCGCCAGGCCGAACGGTTCGCCCGCGCCCGCGACCTGCCGATGACCGCCGGTAGCGACGCCCACATCAGCGAGATGGTCGGTCAGGCGGTCACCCGCGTCGACGCCGAGGAACGATCCGTCGACGCCGTCCTCGAGGCGATCCGCGAGGGGCGGACCACCGTCGAAGGCAAACGGACGCCCTGGCACATCAGCTTCCGACAGGCCGCCGGCGGCGTCACCCGCCGCGTCAGAAACACCATGCTCGGGCTGTTCCGATGA